A single genomic interval of Lynx canadensis isolate LIC74 chromosome A2, mLynCan4.pri.v2, whole genome shotgun sequence harbors:
- the CCT8L2 gene encoding LOW QUALITY PROTEIN: T-complex protein 1 subunit theta-like 2 (The sequence of the model RefSeq protein was modified relative to this genomic sequence to represent the inferred CDS: inserted 8 bases in 8 codons; deleted 4 bases in 4 codons; substituted 1 base at 1 genomic stop codon) translates to MASRTAAGARLPERPGPRRRAGSPRAQGRHLLRSLPAAQTLARVIRPCYGPHGRQKLLVTARGTTVLTGYAAAILRALELEHPAARLLREAAHTQAESSGDGAAFVVLLAEAPLLQAEHLLRAGLARSQLREAYAAAAAETLALLPSGPSDPLGPLEDPXWALYSXCETHAVSRADCLTKLAAHACWAXKEPDGGFRRERVGVCTLRGGGGWRTRDLLPGPALCAEPCGQVTAVPGGARVALFDCGFGPASPNAPATARLPGPADLAAFRRRKXALVEKQVAQLASACINVAVAWGDIDENALTRADKHSIMVIRARSRRDMVYLSEVLGTPLMCHLLPPXKPGKCRRVYQQELGXGLAVVFEWXCPGTPAVTLVLRGATAQGLQGAEQAAYRGIDAYFQLCQDPRLLPGAGATETALAKMLSGKGXQLEGPNGPAFLAFAQALRSLPETLAENAGLAVSQVMAEMNRAHQAGNFLVGVGVEGIINVAQEEVWDTLTAKARGLRAVADXTLQLVSVDEIVVASKAPRINGTRILSPRRPRDACFL, encoded by the exons ATGGCCAGCAGGACCGCGGCGGGGGCCCGGCTGCCGGAGCGGCCGGGGCCGAGGCGGCGCGCCGGGAGCCCGCGGGCGCAGGGGAGGCACCTGCTCCGCAGCTTGCCGGCGGCGCAGACCCTGGCCAGGGTCATCCGGCCTTGCTACGGCCCCCACGGCCGGCAGAAGCTCCTGGTCACCGCCAGAGGAACCACCGTGCTGACGGGCTACGCCGCGGCCATCCTGCGCGCGCTGGAGCTGGAGCACCCCGCGGCGCGGCTCCTGCGCGAGGCGGCCCACACGCAGGCGGAGAGCAGCGGCGACGGCGCGGCCTTCGTGGTCCTGCTGGCGGAAGCGCCGCTCCTGCAGGCCGAGCACCTGCTGCGCGCCGGCCTGGCCCGCTCCCAGCTGCGCGAGGCCTACGCCGCGGCCGCCGCGGAGACCCTGGCCCTGCTGCCCTCCGGGCCATCCGACCCCCTGGGGCCTCTGGAGGATC TTTGGGCCCTCTACT GGTGTGAAACCCACGCCGTGTCCCGGGCCGACTGCTTGACCAAGCTGGCGGCCCACGCGTGCTGGG ACAAGGAGCCGGACGGCGGCTTCCGACGCGAGCGCGTGGGCGTGTGCACCCTGCGAGGGGGGGGAGGCTGGAGGACTCGCGACCTGCTCCCGGGGCCGGCCTTGTGCGCCGAGCCCTGCGGGCAGGTGACCGCG GTGCCCGGCGGCGCCAGAGTGGCTCTCTTCGATTGCGGCTTTGGTCCCGCCAGTCCGAATGCC CCGGCCACGGCCCGGCTCCCCGGCCCCGCTGACCTGGCCGCGTTCAGGAGAAGGAAGTGAGCGTTGGTAGAAAAGCAGGTGGCCCAGCTGGCCAGCGCGTGCATTAACGTGGCGGTGGCATGG GGGGACATCGATGAGAATGCCCTGACGCGGGCCGACAAGCACAGCATCATGGTGATTCGAGCCAGGTCCCGGAGGGATATGGTTTACTTGAGTGAGGTGCTGGGCACACCTTTGATGTGTCACCTGCTTCCTC CGAAGCCAGGGAAGTGCCGGAGGGTCTAccagcaggagctgg aaggtTTGGCCGTGGTGTTTGAGT AATGTCCGGGCACCCCTGCCGTTACCTTGGTCCTCAGGGGGGCCACAGCCCAGGGGCTGCAGGGCGCGGAGCAGGCCGCCTACCGTGGCATCGATGCCTACTTCCAGCTGTGCCAGGATCCCAGGCTGCTTCCGGGAGCTGGGGCCACGGAGACGGCTCTAGCGAAAATGCTCTCAGGAAAAG GCCAACTGGAAGGGCCTAATGGTCCTGCCTTCCTGGCATTTGCC CAGGCCCTTCGGTCTCTTCCTGAAACCTTGGCAGAGAACGCAGGCTTAGCCGTCTCCCAAGTGATGGCAGAAATGAACAGAGCTCACCAGGCTGGCAACTTCCTAGTAGGAGTGGGGGTCGAAGGGATAATAAACGTGGCCCAGGAAGAGGTGTGGGACACCCTGACAGCCAAAGCCCGAGGACTCCGGGCCGTAGCTG TGACACTGCAGCTCGTGAGCGTAGACGAAATTGTGGTGGCCAGCAAAGCGCCACGTATCAACGGGACTCGAATCCTGTCCCCAAGAAGGCCAAGGGATGCCTGTTTCCTGTAA